The genomic region TCGGGGTCAAGAGAAGCCTGGATGCGGATGAAAACCCTTCCTGGTCCATTCCAGCAGACGGCGGGGTGATCGCGGCGCCTTTCGCCCGTAGATTCCACTTCATTGTGGGTCGCATCGGATCGGATGCAGGCCATTGGAGGTGAGGCAGTCGGAGCGAAGGGTTCTTGGTTCGACTTTTCTGGAAGGGGCCAGATCTGCCTCGTTTCAGGCTGCATGGGGCGGCTGTTGAGTGTGGTTTTCCGTGGTGGCATGTCTTGAGCATTAGGAGATAGTGGGTGCCTGCAGCAGTGGAAAAGGACTCCGACGCGGGATCGAGCGGCGGGCTGAAGGATTGCGCGGTCGTCACCATTGGGACGGAGCTTCTGCTCGGGCAGATCGTGGATACGAATGCCTGCTACCTCGCTGAGGCGCTGGCGGAGGCCGGGCTCCGGGTGCGGCTGCGGATCGCGGTCGGGGACGAGATCGGCGAGATCGTTGACGCCTTGAGAGTGGCGCTCGACCGGTGCGCCCTGGTGATCACGACCGGCGGCCTCGGGCCGACGCTGGATGACCTGACCCGGGAGGCTGTGGCGGCTGTGGCGGGTGTGCCGCTGGAGTTCCGGGAGCCGCTGATGGCGGACATCGAGGCGATCTTCAAGCGCTACGGCTACCACATGGCGGAGAACAACCGCCGCCAGGCGTTCGTCCCTCAGGGGGCCGAAGCGGTGCGAAACCCGGTTGGAACCGCGCCGGGCTTCATTTGCCGGATCGGGGATAAGGCCATCGCCTGCCTCCCCGGTGTTCCCCGCGAACTCAAAGTCCTGTTCCCTAGCACGGTGCTGCCCTGGATACGGCGGTTTTTCCGCCTGCCGGAGCAGGTGCTCTTTTATCGGACTTTGAAGACCGTAGGGATCGGCGAGAGTCAGGTGGATCAATCGATCGGGGATTTGATCAAACCGGGCGGCGATCCAGAGATCGGCCTGCTGGCTTCCGAGGGCGAGATCAAGATCCGAATCGCCGTCCGCGCCGGAGATCGGGAAGGCGCCCTACAGCGGATCGCACCGGTCGAAGAGGAGATCCGTTCGCGCCTCGGCAGGCGGATCTTCGGTTTAGACGAAGAAACCCTCGAGTCCGTGATCGCGGCCCTGCTTACGTCGCGCGGCCTGTCTCTCTCGATTCTCGAATCCTTCACCAGCGGCACGGCCGCCTGCCTCGTCTCGCGCGTCGATGACTTCCCGTTGGGGGAGGCGCAGGTGATCCGGAGCAAAGCGTCCCTCATGGCCTGGGACCAGTGCCGTGAACAAAATCCAGGGGATCGGACCTCCCGCTCTCGACCGTGGGAGGAAGCGGATCTCAGGCGCTTTGCGGCGGCCTTCCTTTCGCGAAGCAACGCCGATGTTGCGCTTATGATCCTGGGATGCCCCGAGAGAGACGCCGAGGGTTGGCAGGTCGATGCGCACGCGATCGTCGCCGACAGGACGGATCTCTGGAAGGCCTTTTCATGGCACATGGGCGGGACCTGCGCGACCCTCCGATCCCGGGGCGCGGTCACCGGACTGAACACCCTCAGGCTCGCCCTGCTCGAAAGGACCGATCCCGCCGCCCGATGAAGCTCCCCGCGATTTTTTTTGCTGCGGATCAAAGCCATTTGCGGTATAAAATCATGTCGTGTCATGTAAGCGCCTGTAGCTCAGCTGGATAGAGCAGCGGACTTCTAATCCGCAGGTCGGGGGTCCGAGTCCTCCCAGGCGCGCCAGTAAAATCAAGGGGTTACGTCAAAAACGTAGCCCCTTTTTCATTTCGGCCAGAAACGTACCCAGCACTATACCCAGCACCCAGCAAAATTCAGGTTTGCAGCCTCGCTTGGTGTAGGCGTCTTCGATCCGGTAGGACTGGCGCGGGTTGCGGGTGCGTGTACACTCCGTTCACGTACCTCCACCGCGAGACCCACGCCACCTTCGAGGACTATTGCCGGGAGCGGTGGGATATGCAACGTCGGCAGGCGTACCGGCTTATAGACGCGTCGGTCGCTGTAGCAAATGTGTCCAATTGGACACAAACAATCCCTGTTTCCGAATCCCAGGCCCGCCCCCTGACCCACCTGGACCCGGATCAGCAAGTCAAACACGGCCGTTCCCGTTCCGCCCATACCATGACAAGGGTCAAAGGTAGATCGTCGATCCTGGCGCGTCCTGCTGCGTCCGGTGGGGTGCTGGAGACAAAAGAGCCGCCCGAAGGCGGCTCATGGTGGCGGGCTGCTTGCGCTGTGCGGGGTAGGTCCTGCCATCGGATGTTTGTCGGGGGCATTGGGGAATTTCCCCAATACTCTCTGACTCCGCCCTTTGAGCGCTCACTGTCTTATGGTCCACCCCTAACCCCCGCGCGATCTGACGGTCTGAGAGCGCCGGTCATGGCTTCACCTCCTGGCCTTCCACTCTAAACCGCCCTGGTATCAACCGGAGACCGGTCCAGGGACACCCTCCACCCATCGCGTGCGTGTATCCGCTTTGCCACGCGGCCCTTACGGCTGCGGCCTTAGACTTGTAACCCGGGCCCCGGGCGTCTCGGTAGGGTAGGTCGTTCGAACAGAAGTGATAGAGACCAGTCACTTCTTCGAAGACGTGCGCAATTCTCTTCTCGGTCATGGCGTCGCCTCCTTAGATGCGGCGATCAACTCCGCTGTGCTCGGAAACTCCACATCTGAAAATGGACTATCCTCCCCATACATGCCGATATGGTACGCCATAAGATCATCGACCACGCTTTCAATGATGAAGACATAACCGTCTAATTCACTGTCAGGGCGCTCGCGCAGCTCCTCCTCTACAACCCGGAGCCGCCGGACCATTGACTCAATTATAACGTTAGGGTCTTTCAGGT from Desulfatiglans anilini DSM 4660 harbors:
- a CDS encoding competence/damage-inducible protein A translates to MPAAVEKDSDAGSSGGLKDCAVVTIGTELLLGQIVDTNACYLAEALAEAGLRVRLRIAVGDEIGEIVDALRVALDRCALVITTGGLGPTLDDLTREAVAAVAGVPLEFREPLMADIEAIFKRYGYHMAENNRRQAFVPQGAEAVRNPVGTAPGFICRIGDKAIACLPGVPRELKVLFPSTVLPWIRRFFRLPEQVLFYRTLKTVGIGESQVDQSIGDLIKPGGDPEIGLLASEGEIKIRIAVRAGDREGALQRIAPVEEEIRSRLGRRIFGLDEETLESVIAALLTSRGLSLSILESFTSGTAACLVSRVDDFPLGEAQVIRSKASLMAWDQCREQNPGDRTSRSRPWEEADLRRFAAAFLSRSNADVALMILGCPERDAEGWQVDAHAIVADRTDLWKAFSWHMGGTCATLRSRGAVTGLNTLRLALLERTDPAAR